From the Candidatus Krumholzibacteriota bacterium genome, one window contains:
- a CDS encoding PDZ domain-containing protein, which yields MKRLILILCVAVATIAAPIAAHADVIVNGTVLATLGDEAVPAQDSREIRVEVHADADAAGGGDGTDVKKHIVVIDRKGAFLGIYFDEIDRKIRRERDYPKRDGVLVTGIIENSPAEKAGIEKGDIVYSFNGEEVEDGGHLVNLIAEREPGDEVPIVFYRDGKKHEIDLELGRRTQTARTWDEADVDLKIAELAPHFERIGGRCRVMVGGAGPGIGVKLHGLGKDLAGYFDVDGGALVLDVVEDSPAEKAGIKAGDVIVMIGDDEIGNPEDVIGILSDFEAGDDVGLTIVRKGRKEKVTVEIGENDGDVSWEFFGHGEDGKRERFIWRAPRIEKIEIPHLGIERKALEQELEELKMEMERLQKRLEKLEK from the coding sequence ATGAAACGATTGATTCTGATCCTCTGTGTCGCCGTCGCGACGATCGCCGCGCCGATCGCCGCCCACGCGGACGTGATCGTCAACGGCACGGTGCTCGCGACGCTCGGGGACGAGGCGGTGCCCGCACAAGACAGCCGCGAGATCCGCGTGGAGGTCCATGCGGACGCAGACGCCGCGGGCGGGGGCGACGGGACCGACGTGAAGAAGCACATCGTCGTGATCGATCGCAAGGGCGCGTTCCTCGGCATCTACTTCGACGAGATCGACCGGAAGATCCGCCGCGAGCGCGATTACCCGAAACGCGACGGCGTGCTGGTGACCGGGATCATCGAGAACAGTCCCGCCGAGAAGGCGGGGATCGAGAAGGGCGACATCGTTTACAGCTTCAACGGCGAGGAGGTCGAGGACGGCGGCCACCTCGTCAATCTGATCGCCGAGCGCGAACCGGGGGACGAAGTGCCGATCGTCTTCTACCGCGACGGCAAGAAGCACGAGATCGATCTCGAGCTGGGGAGACGGACGCAGACCGCCCGCACGTGGGACGAGGCCGACGTCGATCTGAAGATCGCCGAGCTGGCCCCGCACTTCGAGCGGATCGGCGGACGCTGCCGGGTGATGGTCGGCGGAGCGGGGCCCGGCATCGGCGTCAAGCTCCACGGACTCGGGAAGGATCTGGCCGGCTATTTCGACGTCGACGGGGGCGCGCTCGTCCTCGACGTCGTCGAGGATTCCCCCGCGGAGAAGGCGGGGATCAAGGCCGGCGACGTGATCGTGATGATCGGGGACGACGAGATCGGGAATCCCGAGGACGTGATCGGGATCCTGTCCGACTTCGAGGCCGGCGACGATGTCGGTCTCACCATCGTGAGGAAGGGCAGGAAGGAGAAGGTCACCGTCGAAATCGGCGAAAACGACGGGGACGTCTCCTGGGAATTCTTCGGTCACGGCGAGGACGGGAAGCGGGAACGCTTCATCTGGCGCGCTCCCCGCATCGAGAAGATCGAGATCCCCCACCTGGGCATCGAGCGCAAGGCGCTCGAGCAGGAACTCGAGGAGCTGAAGATGGAGATGGAGCGGCTCCAGAAGCGCCTCGAAAAGCTCGAGAAGTAG
- a CDS encoding YIP1 family protein gives MNETTGASPAGIHDERPDGTVTGGSLHSIVDIFVDPGKVFHRIRAGAGWWQPYLFTTVIGVVLGWLSLPINRRVMELNERGIAPEQLDAMLENIDRFGWLGLIAVPIVYLLILAVMGGIVHLVISMISSEAGFKRTMSLLAWCGLISILGQIIRVAIILSRGVETIEFAADARISLSLAAFLPEAGGFGRALLESMGIFEIWYYILLALGVSLIFRTSRVKALVPVVVTWIVSVLALWLQSAFGGGM, from the coding sequence ATGAACGAGACCACGGGCGCGAGCCCCGCCGGGATCCACGACGAACGTCCGGACGGGACGGTGACGGGGGGATCCCTTCATTCGATCGTCGATATCTTCGTCGACCCGGGCAAGGTATTCCACCGCATCAGGGCCGGGGCGGGATGGTGGCAGCCCTACCTCTTCACGACGGTGATCGGCGTCGTGCTCGGATGGCTGTCGCTGCCGATCAACCGGCGGGTCATGGAGCTCAACGAGCGCGGGATTGCCCCCGAGCAGCTCGACGCGATGCTCGAGAACATCGATCGTTTCGGCTGGCTCGGCCTCATCGCCGTGCCGATCGTCTACCTGCTCATTCTCGCCGTGATGGGCGGGATCGTCCACCTCGTCATCAGCATGATCTCCTCCGAGGCGGGATTCAAGCGGACGATGAGTCTGCTCGCCTGGTGCGGCCTGATCAGCATCCTCGGCCAGATCATCCGCGTGGCGATCATCCTCTCGCGCGGCGTCGAGACGATCGAATTCGCGGCCGACGCGAGGATATCGCTGAGTCTCGCCGCCTTCCTGCCGGAGGCCGGGGGATTCGGGCGCGCGCTGCTCGAGAGCATGGGCATCTTCGAGATATGGTACTATATTCTCCTCGCCCTCGGCGTCTCCCTGATCTTCAGGACGAGCCGCGTGAAGGCGCTCGTGCCCGTCGTCGTCACCTGGATCGTCAGCGTTCTCGCGCTGTGGCTCCAGTCGGCTTTCGGCGGCGGCATGTAA